One segment of Drosophila mauritiana strain mau12 chromosome 3R, ASM438214v1, whole genome shotgun sequence DNA contains the following:
- the LOC117145102 gene encoding uncharacterized protein LOC117145102 has translation MIFKQWPWQALISLLSVLFLASSCGAATEQLGSPPSPSPSQSAGARTLLRVYDECTRAEAGFVPCLKKKAISFIDRLAPIDAINVAEGIKLVRLETASRPPAASENELESSLPRSGSDRDAKLTNMLIERLSYFFNGHSLQVSFPKLTSDEIGRGLEEGRGKMKKMMGMMMMGMAMKMMGMIPIAMGALYILAGKALIISKIALLLAGIIGLKKLMSGKSSGGSSGWSSGGGGGGGGWSSGGGGGGGGGWDRRSLTEAQELAYRAHHQEQAAHAQSHPQLQHLQHLHPKAAAPQVTKS, from the exons ATGATATTCAAGCAGTGGCCCTGGCAGGCCCTCATCAGCCTGCTCTCCGTGTTGTTCCTCGCCAGCAGTTGTGGGGCGGCCACCGAGCAGCTGGGCAGCCCGCCCAGTCCCAGCCCATCCCAGAGCGCCGGGGCACGAACCCTCCTCAGGGTCTACGACGAGTGCACCCGCGCCGAGGCCGGATTCGTGCCATGTCTGAAAAAGAAGGCCATATCCTTCATCGACCGCCTGGCCCCCATCGACGCCATCAACGTGGCCGAGGGCATCAAGCTGGTGCGCCTGGAAACAGCTTCCCGTCCGCCAGCCGCCAGCGAGAACGAGCTGGAGTCCTCGCTGCCCCGATCCGGCAGCGACCGGGATGCCAAGCTCACCAACATGCTGATCGAGCGGCTCAGCTACTTCTTCAACGGGCACTCCCTGCAGGTCAGCTTCCCCAAGCTCACATCCGATGAGATTGGACGCGGACTAGAGGAAG GTCGCGGTAAAATGAAGAAGATGATGggcatgatgatgatgggcaTGGCCATGAAGATGATGGGCATGATTCCGATTGCCATGGGTGCGCTCTACATCCTGGCGGGCAAGGCACTGATCATCTCTAAGATCGCCCTGCTCCTAGCGGGCATAATCGGGCTGAAGAAGCTGATGTCCGGCAAGTCGTCAGGCGGCAGTTCTGGCTGGTCCTCCggaggcggcggaggaggcggtggctgGTCATccggaggcggcggcggaggtggCGGTGGCTGGGACCGACGATCCCTGACCGAGGCCCAGGAGCTGGCCTACCGAGCCCACCACCAGGAGCAGGCGGCCCACGCACAGAGCCACCCGCAGCTGCAGCATCTGCAGCATCTGCATCCGAAAGCAGCTGCGCCGCAAGTGACCAAGTCGTAG
- the LOC117144155 gene encoding acanthoscurrin-1: MKVFVCLLALAAILATANAGLLSLLKGGGGGGGGYGGGYGGGYGGGYGGGGYGGESTVKVIKVITDSGAGGGYGGGYGGGYGGGYGGGHGGGYGGGYGGGYGGGHGGGYGGGYGGGYGGGSTVKIIKVITDSGSGYGGGYGGGGWSSGSYGGSYAGGYGGQSGWWKTK; encoded by the exons ATGAAA GTATTTGTATGTCTTCTGGCTCTGGCAGCCATCCTGGCAACCGCCAACGCCGGTCTCCTCAGTCTGCTCAagggcggtggtggtggtggcggtggctaTGGCGGCGGATACGGTGGTGGCTACGGCGGCGGCTACGGAGGTGGTGGCTATGGAGGCGAGAGCACCGTGAAGGTCATTAAAGTGATCACCGATTCCGGAGCTGGCGGTGGCTACGGCGGAGGATACGGAGGTGGCTACGGAGGTGGCTACGGAGGTGGACACGGTGGTGGCTACGGAGGTGGCTATGGAGGTGGCTACGGAGGTGGACACGGTGGTGGCTACGGAGGTGGCTACGGAGGTGGATACGGCGGTGGCAGCACtgtaaaaattattaaagtgATCACCGATTCCGGATCCGGCTACGGAGGTGGATACGGTGGAGGTGGCTGGAGCTCCGGCAGCTACGGAGGCAGTTACGCTGGTGGCTACGGTGGTCAGTCCGGATGGTGGAAGACGAAGTGA
- the LOC117144077 gene encoding uncharacterized protein LOC117144077 isoform X1, with protein sequence MWQRQVLVLGICGLITMEVARCSASRFNGATSAGNQNPQLKLEMNAWQPFTQHNNWLILQATAPSSMQPERAEIRERRKEPERLPVNFYAYNHRYNESSPTPGGNYKPNPPNDPSSYVLAISQQMRRGQLLRQLPKAEDVEPEVHKVAATLTHPVNGDDDNNQDDENRILPGGPGDGEQASLRGVESYLAPFERALVKVRDFCDALRSVISEEADETGSNKLDATAGEGAVAVQPPGSTSKELLVQGRFQRLASALSEGRKLKKLKKKIQKLFFPLLIAYKLKFLTLIPVLIGGLTLLVGTTGLAGFFFALFTAVMSLKSSGGGGHASKSLVLKKL encoded by the exons ATGTGGCAGCGACAGGTGTTGGTGCTCGGCATTTGCGGGCTCATAACAATGGAGGTGGCGAGGTGCAGCGCCAGTCGCTTTAATGGCGCCACTTCCGCCGGCAACCAGAACCCGCAGCTAAAGCTGGAGATGAATGCTTGGCAGCCTTTCACCCAGCACAACAATTGGCTCATCCTCCAGGCGACAGCACCCAGTTCCATGCAGCCGGAGCGAGCAGAGATCCGGGAAAGGCGAAAGGAACCGGAACGACTTCCTGTCAATTTCTACGCCTACAACCATCGCTATAACGAGAGCTCCCCAACGCCGGGCGGAAATTACAAACCGAATCCTCCCAACGATCCATCCAGCTATGTTCTGGCCATCAGCCAGCAGATGCGGCGGGGCCAACTCCTCCGCCAGCTGCCAAAAGCGGAGGATGTCGAGCCGGAAGTTCACAAGGTAGCTGCGACTTTAACCCACCCGGTTAATGGTGATGACGATAATAATCAAGATGATGAAAACAGAATCCTTCCCGGGGGACCAGGAGATGGCGAACAGGCGTCGCTCCGGGGTGTGGAATCCTACTTGGCGCCCTTTGAACGCGCCCTGGTGAAAGTGCGCGACTTCTGCGACGCCCTAAGAAGCGTGATTAGCGAAGAGGCAG ATGAGACGGGTTCAAATAAATTGGATGCCACCGCAGGAGAAGGAGCAGTCGCCGTACAGCCACCAGGTTCAACTTCAAAGGAGCTCCTTGTTCAAGGTCGCTTTCAACGCCTGGCATCTGCGTTATCCGAGGGCCGCAAGCTCAAGAAGCTGAAGAAGAAGATCCAGAAGCTGTTTTTCCCCCTGCTGATTGCCTACAAGCTCAAGTTCCTCACCCTCATCCCGGTCCTAATCGGCGGACTCACGCTGCTCGTAGGCACCACGGGCCTGGCCGGCTTCTTCTTCGCTCTCTTTACGGCTGTAATGAGCCTGAAGAGCTCCGGAGGTGGCGGCCATGCCAGCAAGTCACTCGTCTTGAAGAAGCTCTGA
- the LOC117144077 gene encoding uncharacterized protein LOC117144077 isoform X2 — MSSRKFTRILPGGPGDGEQASLRGVESYLAPFERALVKVRDFCDALRSVISEEADETGSNKLDATAGEGAVAVQPPGSTSKELLVQGRFQRLASALSEGRKLKKLKKKIQKLFFPLLIAYKLKFLTLIPVLIGGLTLLVGTTGLAGFFFALFTAVMSLKSSGGGGHASKSLVLKKL; from the exons ATGTCGAGCCGGAAGTTCACAAG AATCCTTCCCGGGGGACCAGGAGATGGCGAACAGGCGTCGCTCCGGGGTGTGGAATCCTACTTGGCGCCCTTTGAACGCGCCCTGGTGAAAGTGCGCGACTTCTGCGACGCCCTAAGAAGCGTGATTAGCGAAGAGGCAG ATGAGACGGGTTCAAATAAATTGGATGCCACCGCAGGAGAAGGAGCAGTCGCCGTACAGCCACCAGGTTCAACTTCAAAGGAGCTCCTTGTTCAAGGTCGCTTTCAACGCCTGGCATCTGCGTTATCCGAGGGCCGCAAGCTCAAGAAGCTGAAGAAGAAGATCCAGAAGCTGTTTTTCCCCCTGCTGATTGCCTACAAGCTCAAGTTCCTCACCCTCATCCCGGTCCTAATCGGCGGACTCACGCTGCTCGTAGGCACCACGGGCCTGGCCGGCTTCTTCTTCGCTCTCTTTACGGCTGTAATGAGCCTGAAGAGCTCCGGAGGTGGCGGCCATGCCAGCAAGTCACTCGTCTTGAAGAAGCTCTGA
- the LOC117143916 gene encoding uncharacterized protein LOC117143916, with translation MFKSSISIAVLHLLLLVSFGGAYTLPPVVQMGGAIVAAVEQDTEQEAAAEERQRVERHWLSMAETQLHSLITDDLSPEEVNNMLETWSTEGRGKHKKQKKLMKMVYPLLAAVAVAKVVLLPLILKWLTALSTSSFVMGKIALVTSGILALKWILSGGHAHDRLEIIHSHAPLVKGLHASDLSSSGSSWMPIRQSFIPLVSKDPNLYKPFL, from the exons ATGTTCAAGTCTTCGATTTCAATCGCCGTTCTTCACCTGCTCCTGCTGGTGTCCTTCGGTGGAGCTTACACCCTACCACCGGTGGTGCAGATGGGTGGTGCAATCGTGGCCGCCGTTGAGCAGGACACTGAGCAGGAAGCTGCCGCCGAGGAGCGGCAGCGAGTCGAGCGCCATTGGCTATCGATGGCCGAAACGCAGTTGCACAGCCTGATCACAGACGATTTGAGCCCAGAGGAAGTGAACAATATGCTGGAGACCTGGTCTACCGAAG GTCGTGGTAAacacaaaaagcaaaagaagCTCATGAAAATGGTGTATCCGCTTCTGGCTGCCGTAGCCGTTGCCAAAGTAGTTTTGCTACCCTTGATCTTGAAATGGCTGACGGCGCTTTCGACCTCGTCGTTTGTCATGGGCAAAATCGCATTAGTTACATCGGGTATTTTGGCTCTGAAATGGATTTTGTCTGGAGGACATGCACACGATCGCCTGGAGATAATTCACTCTCATGCACCACTCGTTAAAGGATTACACGCCAGTGATTTATCCTCCAGCGGAAGCAGTTGGATGCCCATTCGACAGTCCTTTATACCACTGGTCTCCAAAGACCCTAACTTGTACAAGCCATTTTTATAG
- the LOC117143650 gene encoding uncharacterized protein LOC117143650 — MKVFAIACVTLLAASCAFAAPSVQDNQVEGDNTLGRAARYLGACLESDDMATCLAVKGITALNRAARSNNIELASGVTFQRDPASPVSRTGKSMSEQDVYAELPQNADERTGRLVDLAVSSAADFLSTHNLEFKLPAETTQQVARALDEGRGKIKKMLGPVALAIGAKLFAVIPLVLGFLALLTFKAVIVAKLAFFLAILVGGSRLLGGFGNKFGGNSFAGAYNSNAWSAPASAGWSSGASSSYPYARSISEDGSDAQQLAYAGQQQQ, encoded by the exons ATGAAAGTGTTTGCCATCGCTTGTGTGACCCTCTTGGCGGCCAGCTGCGCCTTCGCCGCGCCCAGTGTTCAAGACAACCAGGTCGAGGGCGACAATACCCTGGGCCGGGCCGCCCGGTATCTTGGCGCCTGTCTGGAGAGCGACGACATGGCCACCTGCCTGGCCGTCAAGGGCATCACCGCCCTCAACCGCGCCGCCAGGAGCAACAACATCGAGCTGGCCAGTGGAGTCACCTTCCAGAG GGATCCCGCCAGTCCCGTTTCCCGCACTGGAAAATCGATGAGCGAGCAGGATGTCTATGCCGAGCTGCCCCAGAATGCCGATGAGCGTACTGGTCGTCTAGTGGATCTGGCCGTCTCTAGCGCCGCCGATTTCCTGAGCACCCACAACCTGGAGTTCAAGCTGCCCGCTGAGACCACCCAGCAGGTGGCTCGTGCCCTCGATGAAG GCCGTGGCAAGATCAAGAAGATGCTGGGACCCGTTGCTCTGGCCATTGGCGCCAAGCTGTTCGCCGTCATTCCTCTGGTGCTCGGTTTCCTGGCTCTGCTGACCTTCAAGGCCGTGATCGTGGCCAAGCTGGCTTTCTTCCTGGCCATCCTGGTCGGCGGCTCCCGTCTCCTGGGCGGATTCGGCAACAAGTTCGGAGGCAACTCCTTCGCCGGAGCCTACAACTCGAACGCCTGGTCCGCACCCGCCAGCGCCGGCTGGAGCTCGGGAGCCTCCTCGTCCTATCCCTATGCCCGCAGCATCAGCGAGGATGGGTCCGATGCCCAGCAGTTGGCCTACgccggccagcagcagcagtag
- the LOC117144702 gene encoding uncharacterized protein LOC117144702 codes for MCAKFVCVVLLASLVCGSMALPSQDNTERDLVNMLNRLDGEESVALFGGLRIDRSESGRSFGASKAVESFEDRAERYLETHELNLSFSGDEQDENAENEYTGRAMDESRSKRMKKMLLPLLLALKLKKAVVVKIMFTIIKFISLKALAISFLALILAGATFFKDLLAKKKEHITTAYITGSPLNADIVHSDWSRNGQAGAADLAYNHYGLAQPF; via the exons ATGTGCGCGAAATTCGTATGTGTAGTGCTGCTGGCCAGCCTTGTGTGCGGCTCCATGGCCCTTCCCTCCCAGGACAACACCGAGCGGGACTTGGTCAACATGCTGAACCGACTGGACGGCGAGGAGTCCGTCGCGCTGTTCGGCGGTCTGAGGATCGACCGATCGGAGTCGGGCCGTAGCTTCGGTGCATCCAAGGCCGTCGAGTCCTTCGAGGACCGCGCCGAGCGCTACCTGGAGACCCACGAGCTGAACCTCTCCTTCTCCGGCGATGAGCAGGACGAGAACGCCGAGAACGAGTACACCGGACGCGCCATGGATG AGTCCCGCAGCAAGCGCATGAAGAAGATGCTGCTGCCCCTTCTTTTGGCCCTGAAGCTGAAGAAGGCCGTCGTTGTCAAGATTATGTTCACCATCATCAAGTTCATCTCGCTGAAGGCTCTGGCCATCTCCTTCCTGGCCCTCATCCTGGCTG GTGCCACCTTCTTCAAGGATCTGCTGGCCAAGAAGAAGGAACACATCACCACTGCCTACATCACCGGCAGCCCACTGAACGCCGACATCGTGCACTCCGACTGGAGCCGCAATGGTCAGGCAGGAGCCGCCGATCTGGCCTACAACCACTATGGTCTGGCCCAGCCCTTCTAA
- the LOC117145897 gene encoding uncharacterized protein LOC117145897 has product MLLTKTLEYLFYFALFAFMCKYATAASVQPTEVPAVAPETIRKPQRAESLLSGCEASSFSWMCLKIEFVKIMEKLAEQEELNVLPGISVVKDENATELKTSELMAEVARSYPSDPSTRLNGYIVAKLENLLKTRFLRFRLLDDKSLVEGRKHKFGKKGGLEALVAAGVMMKGMLMAMGLGAIALMAGKALMTALMALTLSGVLGLKSLAGGGGKSTTYEIVAKPIYTSSHSHSVTHEDGGHSHSPHFAAGGGGGGTASGFGYGGYARSLKVDQSANQI; this is encoded by the exons ATGTTGCTGACCAAGACCCTGGAATATCTTTTTTACTTCGCCCTATTCGCCTTCATGTGCAAATATGCCACGGCTGCCAGTGTCCAGCCCACCGAAGTGCCTGCAGTTGCTCCGGAAACCATTAGAAAACCCCAAAGGGCAGAGAGCCTTCTCAGTGGCTGTGAAGCATCTTCCTTCAGTTGGATGTGCCTCAAGATCGAGTTCGTCAAGATCATGGAAAAGCTCGCCGAACAGGAGGAACTTAACGTTTTGCCTGGAATCAGTGTGGTCAAGGATGAGAACGCCACCGAACTCAAGACATCGGAGCTCATGGCAG AAGTGGCTCGCAGCTATCCCAGTGACCCGAGCACTCGCTTGAATGGCTATATAGTGGCCAAACTGGAAAACCTTCTGAAAACGCGGTTCCTACGATTTCGCCTGCTGGATGACAAGTCCCTCGTAGAAGGTCGCAAGCACAAGTTCGGCAAGAAAGGAGGCTTGGAGGCCCTGGTGGCGGCTGGAGTAATGATGAAGGGAATGCTTATGGCCATGGGCCTCGGGGCCATCGCTCTGATGGCCGGAAAGGCTCTGATGACAGCTTTAATGGCCTTGACCCTGTCTGGAGTCCTCGGTCTTAAGAGCTTGGCCGGCGGCGGGGGAAAGTCCACCACATACGAAATAGTGGCTAAGCCAATTTACACCTCCAGCCACTCGCACTCGGTCACTCACGAAGATGGAGGTCACTCCCACAGTCCCCACTTTGCCGCaggaggcggtggtggtggtactGCCAGTGGCTTTGGCTACGGGGGATATGCTAGGTCCCTGAAAGTGGATCAATCAGCGAACCAAATCTAA
- the LOC117145737 gene encoding mucin-5AC — protein sequence MASICYASAVVVCLLGIHFSTADIDHATKPLIVGSSDQLSEKEIFRSELPIPIKLNYGNQQFPIKNDRVPIVALEKQRATNDNKLSTEGNVFKEAIYQDYDEPPTDFALKRFWGKWRRRRTSTRLPTTVTSDPASTGSPTTSTAIPTSTGSPTTSTAIPTSTGSPTTSTAIPTSTGSPTTSTAIPTSTESPTTSPAIPTSTGSPTTSTAIPTSTGSPTTSPAIPTSTTTMTQTPTTSTAIPTSTPTQSPTTSMAIPTSTTTTTESSTTSTAIPTSTTTTTQSPITSTAIPTTTTESSTTSTAIPTSTTTTTESSTTSTAIPTSTTTTTESSTTSTAIPTSTTTTTESSTTSTAIPTSTTTTTESSTTSTAIPTSTTTTRSSSTTSTAIPTSTTTTTESSTTSTAIPTSTTTTTESSTTSTAIPTSTTTTTESSTTSTAIPTSTTTTRSSSTTSTAIPTSTTTTTESSTTSTAIPTSTTTTTESSTTSTAIPTSTTTTTESSITSTAIPTSTTTTTESSTTSTAIPTSTTTTTESSTTSTAIPTSTTTTTESSTTSTAIPTSTTTTKESSTTSTAITSSTTTTTQSPATSTAIPTSTTTTTESSTTSTAIPTSTTTTTESSTTSTAIPTSTTTTTESSTTSTAIPSSTTTTTQSPTTSTAIPTSTTTTTESQTTSTAIPTSTTPTT from the exons ATGGCGTCGATTTGTTATG CAAGTGCCGTGGTAGTCTGCCTCTTAGGAATACATTTTTCTACGGCGGACATCGATCACGCAACAAAACCACTGATAGTTGGTTCCAGTGACCAATTATCAGAGAAAGAAATATTCCGTTCGGAATTGCCCATTCCCATCAAACTAAACTATGGGAATCAACAATTTCCTATTAAAAATGATAGGGTCCCGATTGTAGCATTGGAAAAGCAAAGAGCCACAAACGATAATAAATTGTCGACTGAAGGAAACGTATTCAAGGAGGCAATTTACCAAGATTATGATGAGCCTCCTACCGACTTCGCTCTGAAAAGGTTTTGGGGaaagtggaggagaaggagaacGTCTACAAGGCTCCCAACAACTGTAACCTCAGATCCAGCATCAACAGGATCCCCAACAACATCTACTGCCATACCGACATCAACAGGATCCCCAACAACATCCACTGCCATACCGACATCAACAGGATCCCCAACAACATCCACTGCCATACCGACATCAACAGGATCCCCAACAACATCCACTGCCATACCAACATCAACAGAATCCCCAACAACATCCCCCGCCATACCTACATCAACAGGATCCCCAACAAC ATCCACTGCTATACCGACATCAACAGGATCCCCAACAACATCTCCCGCTATCCCGACATCTACAACAACCATGACACAGACTccaacaacatcaacagcaATTCCAACTTCAACCCCAACACAGTCCCCAACAACTTCAATGGCGATTCCAACATCTACGACAACCACAACAGAGTCATCGACAACATCCACAGCAATTCCAACATCGACGACAACCACAACACAGTCCCCAATAACTTCAACAGCGATTCcaacaaccacaacagagTCATCGACAACGTCCACGGCAATTCCGACCTCTACGACAACCACAACAGAGTCATCGACAACATCCACGGCAATTCCAACTTCTACGACAACCACAACAGAGTCATCGACAACATCTACGGCGATTCCAACATCTACAACTACCACAACAGAGTCATCCACAACATCCACAGCAATCCCAACATCTACAACAACCACAACTGAGTCATCGACAACATCCACAGCAATCCCAACATCTACAACAACCACAAGAAGTTCATCGACAACATCCACGGCAATTCCAACTTCTACGACAACCACAACAGAGTCATCGACAACATCCACAGCAATCCCAACATCTACAACTACCACAACAGAGTCATCGACAACATCCACAGCAATTCCGACCTCTACGACAACCACAACAGAGTCATCGACAACATCCACAGCAATCCCAACATCTACAACAACCACAAGAAGTTCATCGACAACATCCACGGCAATTCCAACTTCTACGACAACCACAACAGAGTCATCGACAACATCCACAGCAATCCCAACATCTACAACTACCACAACAGAGTCATCGACAACATCTACGGCGATTCCAACATCTACAACTACCACAACAGAGTCATCGATAACATCCACAGCAATCCCAACATCTACAACAACCACAACTGAGTCATCGACAACATCCACGGCAATTCCAACTTCTACGACAACCACAACAGAGTCATCGACAACATCCACAGCAATCCCAACATCTACAACTACCACAACAGAGTCATCGACAACATCCACAGCAATCCCAACATCTACAACAACCACAAAAGAGTCATCGACAACATCCACAGCAATTACATCGtcgacaacaactacaaccCAGTCCccagcaacatcaacagcaaTCCCAACATctacaacaaccacaacagagTCATCGACAACTTCCACAGCAATCCCAACATctacaacaaccacaacagagTCATCGACAACATCCACAGCAATTCCAACATCGACGACAACCACAACAGAGTCATCGACAACATCCACAGCAATTCCATCGTCGACAACAACCACAACCCAGTCTccaacaacatcaacagcaATTCCAACATctacaacaaccacaacagagTCCCAAACAACATCAACAGCAATTCCGACCTCTACAACACCCACAACTTAG
- the LOC117146003 gene encoding uncharacterized protein LOC117146003, which yields MKIILSVLALVVCLTRQCIGQLHSEQLLAVLKASGDDPKTPLIVLSNPTIRPAFGESIKSEQDMETTVIPDSATTISPASFTTASTEKRNKKTRPPQKQKAGPNYEPKQRFSMQDLLLMPGIWESFVDQGPMTTQNAQPVFYPVPVYIPYPMPFMLNPQIHLMSRPSKDKVDDQIAMGFHGMMAENLLRSSVQPDNGSDWHKIIGSRVKPVSQDGPKKWRGKWRKTTTTTTTTSTTEAPVTMSTEPTRLLSESSNQSDTVLKSIETNENNETTAAAS from the exons ATGAAGATAATTTTAAGTG TGTTAGCCCTTGTCGTATGCCTTACTAGGCAATGCATTGGCCAATTGCACAGTGAGCAGTTACTGGCTGTGCTGAAAGCTAGTGGAGATGATCCCAAAACTCCACTGATTGTGCTTTCCAATCCCACAATAAGGCCAGCATTTGGGGAGTCAATCAAATCGGAACAGGATATGGAGACCACAGTAATTCCAGATTCTGCGACCACTATTTCACCAGCCAGTTTTACAACGGCTTCTACAgaaaagcgaaataaaaaaacacgACCTCCTCAGAAGCAGAAAGCTGGCCCAAATTATGAACCAAAACAGAGATTTTCAATGCAGGACCTATTGCTGATGCCCGGCATTTGGGAGAGCTTTGTCGACCAGGGACCAATGACTACCCAAAACGCCCAACCAGTTTTCTATCCTGTTCCAGTTTATATTCCGTATCCGATGCCCTTTATGCTGAACCCACAGATACATCTGATGAGCAGACCGTCCAAGGATAAAGTGGATGACCAAATCGCAATGGGCTTCCATGGGATGATGGCCGAAAATCTACTTAGAAGCTCTGTCCAGCCGGACAACGGGTCTGATTGGCACAAGATAATCGGGAGTCGAGTGAAGCCGGTCAGCCAAGATGGCCCGAAAAAGTGGAGGGGAAAATGGCGAAAGACAACGACCACTACAACTACCACTTCCACAACTGAAGCTCCTGTTACAATGTCAACTGAGCCAACAAGATTGCTGTCGGAGAGCAGTAACCAAAGTGATACTGTGCTAAAATCGATCGAAACCAATGAAAACAATGAGACAACTGCTGCTGCAAGctaa